The following coding sequences lie in one Pontibacter sp. G13 genomic window:
- a CDS encoding putative LPS assembly protein LptD, producing the protein MHETPQNNVAGILAISNLHTILGNFPKITGLVLLIPFLLAGQLAQAQVDPDSTAGDTARILPFVTDMDSLMGDSTALGDSAVALSPQAQYQQRVKDSLRGTSDLTGTVSYQAEDSIVYDVKTGKLYLYNTSVVNYEDFGLKSERISVNINDQQVDAEGVENSEGELAGTPEFTQGGETYKARTMSYNFSSEKARIKGGRLVQGEAFILADVAKLQPDKSIHTINGRFTTCNHDHPHFYIQSRKLKVLDDKQVITGPMNLVIADFPVPIYLPFGFVPNLDQGKKSGFILPQYGEAQDKGFFLRGLGWYFRLNDYMDLTLKADVYTSASWRLQASSRYKVRYKFNGGFNLAYGVERFNEPEDPDFLKRSAWSLTWNHTQPIDPTASFNASVNISSSSTYQREISPNQNDFFQNNLRSSIAFSKNFNNLPFNFSVSASHSQDLNKGTMSLQLPTFTLGMQRQNPFRRISGKNLDFLKQFGINYRLEGQNSLPTIADTLFPGVLFNPSDTVFVREVVNGDTVINAVTGSSLYRNGLRHTASAATSFKVLNFINVSPSFNWTERWYTQTVSKSYNDETQRIEDTPVEGFFRAYDYSASVSASSNFFGIYKLTKSKREVAFRQRFTPSVGYSIRPDFSQPSYGFYDKVQSNSDGDSIQYSIFEGSIYGSPPQGESQAISFSLASVLEMKYRKKESFDPDFDEKEDKYERRNLLDNLSVSTSYNFAADSFQLAPIALRARTSLLNRKLNLNASATLDPYVFGYDDVSFPERLPNPRRQNRFTINEDGTLGRLTRAQVTLAWSYDSNSKKRGKSSDDARRELGNEFDEDEYLQSQVASYEYVDFNIPWRVNLNYSFNYSKPSLDAARIVQTVNATGDFNFTEKWKVGFRTGFDIQNLELTSTQVTVFRDLHCWQMSFQWTPFGTLRSYSVSISARSSTLSALRLSKNDYWNDRFQPL; encoded by the coding sequence ATGCACGAGACCCCGCAAAACAACGTCGCTGGAATTTTGGCTATTTCGAATCTTCATACAATATTAGGAAATTTCCCCAAAATCACAGGCCTTGTCCTGCTGATACCTTTCCTTTTGGCGGGTCAATTGGCCCAAGCACAGGTCGATCCGGACTCTACTGCGGGAGATACAGCTCGGATCCTTCCGTTTGTCACGGATATGGACAGTCTCATGGGAGATTCCACGGCCTTGGGGGATTCTGCTGTCGCGCTTTCCCCCCAAGCACAGTACCAGCAACGAGTCAAGGATTCTCTCCGAGGGACCAGCGATCTCACTGGAACCGTTTCCTACCAAGCCGAAGACTCCATCGTCTATGATGTCAAGACCGGAAAGTTGTACTTGTACAACACCTCCGTAGTCAATTATGAAGATTTTGGGCTGAAATCTGAACGTATTTCTGTCAATATCAATGATCAACAGGTAGATGCCGAGGGGGTGGAAAATTCGGAAGGGGAATTGGCCGGAACTCCGGAATTCACCCAAGGAGGGGAGACCTACAAGGCTCGGACGATGAGCTACAATTTCAGTAGCGAAAAGGCCCGAATCAAAGGCGGAAGGCTGGTGCAAGGGGAAGCGTTCATTCTGGCGGATGTTGCCAAGCTTCAACCCGATAAATCCATTCACACCATCAATGGTCGATTTACCACCTGTAATCACGATCATCCCCACTTCTATATCCAATCACGAAAACTCAAGGTGCTGGACGACAAGCAAGTGATCACCGGCCCCATGAACCTTGTGATTGCGGATTTTCCGGTGCCGATCTACCTTCCGTTTGGATTTGTGCCCAATCTCGATCAGGGGAAAAAGAGTGGTTTCATCCTTCCGCAATATGGTGAAGCACAGGATAAAGGGTTCTTCCTCCGCGGTCTAGGATGGTATTTTCGGTTGAATGATTACATGGATCTGACGCTCAAGGCGGATGTGTATACCAGTGCTTCGTGGCGGCTTCAGGCGAGCTCTCGGTACAAGGTTCGTTACAAATTCAATGGTGGCTTCAACTTGGCGTATGGAGTTGAGCGATTCAATGAGCCCGAAGATCCGGACTTCCTTAAGAGATCAGCCTGGAGTTTGACCTGGAATCACACCCAACCCATTGATCCGACTGCGAGCTTCAATGCTTCTGTGAATATTTCAAGCTCCAGCACTTACCAGCGGGAAATCAGCCCCAACCAGAACGATTTCTTCCAGAACAACCTGCGTTCGTCCATTGCCTTCAGCAAAAATTTCAACAACCTGCCCTTCAACTTCTCGGTCAGTGCCAGCCACAGCCAAGATTTGAACAAAGGAACCATGTCGCTTCAGTTGCCGACTTTCACCTTGGGCATGCAACGGCAGAACCCATTTCGCAGAATCAGCGGAAAGAATCTGGATTTCCTCAAGCAATTCGGTATCAACTACCGATTGGAAGGCCAAAATTCACTTCCGACCATCGCGGATACGCTGTTTCCCGGTGTCCTCTTCAATCCATCGGACACTGTTTTTGTGCGTGAAGTGGTCAATGGAGATACAGTCATCAATGCCGTTACCGGAAGCTCCCTTTACCGAAACGGATTGCGCCACACGGCTTCCGCAGCGACCTCCTTCAAAGTGCTGAATTTTATCAACGTTTCTCCTTCTTTCAACTGGACGGAGCGCTGGTACACACAGACCGTCAGCAAATCCTACAACGATGAGACGCAGCGCATCGAGGATACCCCCGTCGAAGGTTTCTTCCGAGCCTATGATTATAGCGCATCGGTGAGTGCGTCGTCCAACTTCTTTGGGATATATAAATTGACCAAGAGTAAACGTGAGGTGGCATTCCGGCAGCGATTTACGCCTTCTGTGGGGTACTCCATTCGACCGGATTTCAGCCAGCCGTCCTATGGATTTTATGACAAGGTTCAATCCAATTCAGATGGCGACTCCATCCAGTACAGCATTTTCGAAGGTTCGATCTACGGTTCCCCTCCTCAGGGCGAAAGTCAGGCGATCAGCTTCAGTTTGGCCTCTGTTCTTGAGATGAAGTACCGCAAGAAGGAGAGTTTCGATCCGGATTTCGATGAGAAGGAAGACAAGTACGAGCGGCGAAATCTACTGGATAACCTGTCTGTGAGTACCAGCTATAACTTTGCCGCTGACAGTTTCCAATTGGCCCCGATTGCCTTGCGAGCACGTACTTCCTTGCTGAACCGAAAGTTGAATCTGAACGCCAGCGCTACACTTGATCCATACGTCTTCGGGTACGACGACGTCAGTTTTCCAGAGCGTCTTCCCAATCCCCGGCGCCAGAACCGTTTCACGATCAATGAAGACGGGACTTTGGGCAGATTGACACGGGCGCAGGTGACCTTGGCTTGGTCCTACGATTCCAACAGTAAGAAACGAGGCAAGAGCAGCGACGATGCCAGACGTGAATTGGGCAATGAGTTCGACGAGGATGAGTACCTCCAATCTCAAGTGGCTTCCTACGAATATGTGGATTTCAACATCCCTTGGAGGGTGAATCTGAACTATTCATTCAACTACAGCAAACCTTCCTTGGACGCGGCAAGAATTGTCCAGACAGTCAATGCCACGGGAGACTTCAATTTCACCGAGAAATGGAAGGTGGGCTTCCGGACGGGATTCGATATTCAGAATTTGGAGCTTACCAGTACGCAGGTGACGGTATTCAGGGATTTGCACTGCTGGCAGATGTCCTTCCAGTGGACGCCATTCGGAACCCTGCGGAGCTATTCGGTTTCAATCTCTGCAAGAAGTTCTACCTTGAGTGCGTTACGCCTCTCCAAGAATGATTATTGGAATGATCGCTTCCAGCCCTTATAA
- a CDS encoding N-acetylmuramoyl-L-alanine amidase, whose product MRVLKFLLPCLLLVGWVSSGFWMPREIGSDGPIKTLVIDPGHGGKDPGAVGKDHYEKEIALQVSLKLRDLLAERNPGIKVVMTRDDDTFIPLNKRAEIAQDHSGDFFLSIHCNGATKSDRNGTETFVLGINKGQENYATIIRENEAILFEENYQDIYGGFDPSSPEGFIYFALLKNAFRMESTRMADKIQTKYREDLERVDRGVKQAPFVVLYLSGMPSVLTELGFITNPKEEAWMASEAGTDSLAESLYQSIVEYNLEFQASAATSE is encoded by the coding sequence ATGCGCGTACTGAAATTTCTCCTTCCGTGTCTGCTCTTGGTGGGATGGGTCTCCAGCGGCTTCTGGATGCCCCGTGAAATTGGTTCCGATGGCCCGATCAAAACGCTTGTCATTGATCCCGGTCATGGAGGAAAGGACCCCGGAGCGGTCGGAAAAGACCATTATGAAAAAGAAATCGCCCTTCAAGTATCCTTGAAGCTACGAGATCTACTCGCCGAAAGAAATCCCGGTATCAAAGTCGTCATGACCCGTGATGACGATACGTTTATTCCGCTCAACAAACGGGCGGAGATCGCACAGGACCATAGCGGAGACTTCTTCCTCTCCATCCATTGCAATGGTGCCACCAAATCCGACCGAAATGGAACCGAGACCTTCGTCCTTGGAATCAACAAAGGTCAAGAAAACTACGCCACGATCATTCGCGAAAACGAAGCCATCCTATTCGAAGAAAACTACCAGGACATCTACGGAGGATTTGATCCCAGTAGTCCGGAAGGATTCATCTATTTCGCGTTGCTGAAAAATGCATTCCGCATGGAAAGCACCCGGATGGCCGACAAGATCCAGACCAAATACCGCGAGGATCTTGAACGCGTAGACCGTGGAGTCAAGCAAGCACCTTTTGTGGTTCTGTATCTTTCGGGGATGCCTTCGGTTTTGACAGAATTGGGGTTCATCACCAACCCCAAGGAAGAAGCCTGGATGGCCTCCGAAGCCGGTACCGATTCCCTCGCAGAATCCCTCTATCAGTCTATCGTCGAGTACAACCTCGAATTTCAGGCGAGCGCGGCAACGTCCGAGTGA
- a CDS encoding 4-alpha-glucanotransferase, with product MRLRFQIQFSTEWGQQIQVLGAHPLLGAWQDDQAISMEYLQDGQWELTVDIPSSDVEGLEYQYVLRQADGNVERSFAKPLVVPQGASEYQEIHLNDSWRSAWDPSNAFFRSAFSRVLMNREESSELEPIGKAGKRILFQLRSANIPPEFQVALVGNHPKLGNWDAQKGIVLSDSRFPDFLADVRLSGSQKWIEYKYVLLDRNGKVVEWEHGENRRLELNPFRKRKVLTIQHDEGFRGDHLKWRGTGVAIPVFSLRSKKSWGIGEFTDIPLMVDWAVKTKMDLVQILPINDTTAHFDYLDSYPYSGISVYALHPIYLNPEQMGKLKDKALLKELKAEAGKLNELPQVDYEAVIALKWRYFRALYEEQKEKFFKKRKVQAFLKEQGHWLKPYAVFCALRDKYQSANFAEWPEYAEFDPAAVETWTSPKSPDFDEVGIHMFLQFHLHTQLLEASDYARKKHVVLKGDIPIGIYRQSVDAWMYPHLFHMDAQAGAPPDAFAVDGQNWGFPTYNWEEMAKDGYLWWRQRMSQMSAYFDAYRIDHILGFFRIWEIPGNQLSGLLGHFYPSLAFHRDELAQWGLWMDEERYCRPYIRAHMLHVLGEYRDRAVDLFLHDRGHGTFELKSQVADQQSLETFCESWVKDHPADQAMIDHVKPHIYGWINEVLFLKVSGPDDAQRYHPRVAMHFTQSYRDLPNDVKHSLNELYTHFFYKRHNEFWRDQAMVKLPAIRDAADMLVCGEDLGMVPDSVPGVMAELGILSLEIQRMPKDSSRTFFHPIDAPYLSVVSTSTHDMSTVRGWWEEDRELTRRFYHEMLGQHGEPPMFCEPWIVEAMVNQHLESPAMWAILPLQDFVGIDGELRYDQPTFEQINVPANPKHYWRYRFHMNLEDLIEAESFNAHLADLVKRSGRG from the coding sequence ATGCGGCTGAGATTTCAAATCCAATTCAGCACAGAATGGGGCCAGCAGATTCAGGTCCTAGGTGCACACCCTTTGCTCGGAGCCTGGCAGGATGATCAGGCCATTTCCATGGAATACTTGCAGGACGGGCAATGGGAATTGACCGTCGATATCCCCTCCTCGGATGTGGAGGGATTGGAATATCAATACGTACTCCGACAAGCCGACGGCAACGTGGAGCGATCGTTTGCAAAACCGCTGGTCGTTCCCCAAGGAGCTTCAGAATATCAGGAAATTCACCTCAACGACAGTTGGAGAAGTGCATGGGACCCCTCCAATGCATTTTTCAGATCTGCTTTTTCGCGGGTGCTCATGAATCGGGAGGAATCTTCCGAACTCGAGCCCATCGGCAAGGCAGGAAAGCGAATCTTGTTTCAGCTTAGATCCGCCAACATTCCCCCAGAGTTTCAGGTGGCACTGGTGGGCAATCACCCAAAGCTGGGCAATTGGGACGCTCAGAAAGGCATCGTCCTGAGCGATTCGCGGTTTCCCGATTTCCTAGCGGATGTGCGATTGTCGGGAAGCCAAAAGTGGATCGAATACAAATACGTCCTGTTGGATCGCAATGGGAAAGTCGTGGAATGGGAGCATGGCGAAAACCGTCGTTTGGAGCTTAATCCATTCCGGAAACGCAAGGTCTTGACTATCCAGCATGATGAGGGATTCCGCGGGGATCATCTGAAATGGCGCGGGACAGGCGTTGCGATTCCTGTATTTTCTTTGCGTTCCAAAAAGAGTTGGGGCATTGGGGAATTTACGGATATTCCCCTCATGGTCGATTGGGCAGTCAAAACCAAGATGGATCTCGTGCAGATTCTTCCGATCAACGATACCACTGCGCACTTTGATTACCTCGATTCATACCCGTATTCCGGAATCAGTGTCTATGCCCTGCACCCCATTTACCTCAATCCCGAGCAGATGGGCAAACTCAAGGACAAGGCACTGTTGAAGGAGCTAAAAGCTGAGGCAGGCAAGCTCAATGAATTGCCGCAGGTGGATTACGAGGCTGTGATTGCGCTCAAGTGGCGATATTTTCGGGCCCTCTATGAGGAACAAAAAGAGAAGTTTTTCAAGAAGCGTAAGGTGCAGGCATTTCTCAAGGAGCAGGGGCATTGGCTGAAGCCCTATGCCGTATTCTGCGCCTTGCGAGACAAATACCAGTCTGCCAATTTTGCCGAATGGCCTGAATACGCAGAATTCGATCCGGCTGCCGTGGAGACATGGACTTCCCCAAAATCTCCCGATTTCGATGAAGTAGGCATTCACATGTTCCTGCAATTTCACCTGCATACGCAATTGTTGGAAGCTTCTGATTATGCCCGAAAGAAACATGTCGTCCTGAAAGGGGATATTCCGATTGGCATTTATCGTCAAAGCGTGGATGCATGGATGTATCCGCACTTGTTCCACATGGATGCTCAAGCGGGTGCTCCTCCGGATGCATTCGCAGTGGATGGCCAAAACTGGGGATTTCCGACCTACAACTGGGAGGAAATGGCCAAGGACGGCTATCTGTGGTGGCGACAACGCATGTCCCAAATGTCGGCCTATTTCGATGCTTATCGGATTGATCACATTTTGGGATTCTTCCGGATCTGGGAGATTCCCGGCAATCAGTTGTCAGGACTTCTGGGGCATTTCTACCCGAGTTTGGCGTTCCATCGGGATGAATTGGCCCAGTGGGGCCTTTGGATGGATGAGGAGCGGTATTGCCGTCCCTATATCCGTGCACACATGCTGCATGTGCTAGGGGAATATCGGGATCGCGCCGTGGATCTATTCCTGCATGATCGTGGGCATGGTACTTTCGAGCTCAAGTCTCAAGTCGCTGACCAGCAGTCACTGGAAACCTTCTGCGAATCTTGGGTCAAGGATCATCCAGCGGATCAGGCCATGATCGATCATGTGAAACCACATATCTATGGCTGGATCAATGAAGTGTTGTTCCTGAAGGTTTCTGGACCAGATGACGCACAGCGCTATCATCCCCGCGTGGCGATGCATTTTACACAGTCCTACAGAGACTTGCCAAACGATGTCAAGCACTCGTTGAATGAATTGTATACCCACTTCTTTTACAAGCGCCACAATGAATTCTGGCGGGATCAGGCGATGGTGAAATTGCCTGCGATCCGCGATGCGGCAGATATGTTGGTGTGTGGGGAGGATTTGGGCATGGTGCCAGATAGCGTCCCGGGCGTTATGGCAGAGTTGGGGATTCTGAGCCTTGAGATTCAACGGATGCCCAAGGATTCCAGCAGGACCTTTTTCCATCCCATCGATGCGCCATATCTATCGGTGGTGAGTACGTCTACCCATGACATGTCCACCGTTCGAGGCTGGTGGGAAGAGGATCGTGAACTGACGCGTCGGTTTTACCACGAAATGTTGGGCCAGCATGGAGAGCCGCCTATGTTTTGCGAGCCGTGGATTGTAGAGGCAATGGTCAATCAGCACCTCGAATCCCCTGCCATGTGGGCCATCTTGCCGCTTCAGGATTTTGTCGGGATCGATGGGGAGCTGAGGTATGATCAGCCTACGTTCGAGCAGATCAATGTCCCAGCCAATCCCAAGCACTACTGGAGGTACCGATTCCACATGAATCTGGAGGATCTGATCGAGGCGGAATCTTTCAACGCGCATCTCGCAGATCTTGTGAAAAGATCGGGTAGGGGATAG
- a CDS encoding AraC family transcriptional regulator: protein MNTMITESASNMFEIHIEELAHWQKRPHKHNFFEIVYVEQGRGHQCINQHEFEYQEGNVFLLPPLDCHSFRIEAPSRFYFIRFTDHYFLKHDGLTDYHAWFDRISYILANYNKVPGDIIASERERQYIIQNIKTIHREYLAADHFSDSIITGAVAAILNILARSIEKQYVQQANEIDNRFGEILRYINTNISDHERLRLPELAAKFGIAKTYFSEYFSKQAGLSLRDYILQSKLRIVETKVKHTDLTLKEIAYQLNFTDSSHLARSFKKAYGMTIKEFRSGGQICGG from the coding sequence ATGAATACCATGATCACGGAGTCTGCCTCCAATATGTTTGAGATCCACATCGAGGAATTGGCACATTGGCAAAAGCGCCCCCACAAGCACAACTTCTTCGAAATCGTCTATGTGGAACAAGGGCGTGGCCACCAGTGTATCAATCAGCATGAGTTTGAGTATCAGGAGGGAAATGTCTTTCTGCTTCCGCCGCTGGATTGCCATTCCTTCCGAATTGAGGCTCCGTCCAGATTTTATTTCATTCGATTCACGGACCACTATTTCCTCAAACACGATGGACTGACTGACTATCATGCTTGGTTTGATCGGATATCGTATATCCTCGCCAATTACAACAAGGTGCCCGGAGACATCATTGCTTCCGAGCGCGAGCGGCAATACATTATTCAGAATATCAAAACGATCCACCGCGAATATTTGGCGGCGGATCATTTTTCGGATTCGATCATCACGGGAGCTGTAGCGGCCATTCTCAACATATTGGCACGAAGTATCGAGAAGCAATACGTCCAGCAAGCCAATGAAATCGACAATCGCTTCGGGGAGATTCTTCGGTACATCAACACCAACATCTCAGACCACGAGCGCCTGCGACTTCCGGAGCTGGCAGCCAAGTTTGGCATCGCCAAAACCTACTTTTCGGAATATTTCAGCAAACAGGCTGGATTGAGTCTGCGTGATTATATCCTACAGTCCAAGCTCCGGATCGTGGAAACCAAAGTGAAGCATACCGACCTCACCCTCAAGGAAATCGCCTACCAGTTGAATTTCACCGATAGCAGCCACTTGGCCCGATCCTTCAAGAAAGCCTATGGGATGACCATCAAGGAGTTCCGGAGTGGCGGGCAGATCTGTGGGGGGTAG